A region of Myxococcus stipitatus DSM 14675 DNA encodes the following proteins:
- a CDS encoding metal-dependent hydrolase has translation MDNLAHSLVGAWMAEAGLKRYTPLATATLVIGANLPDVDGLVTFAGSDASLYWRRGWTHGVLALALWPFVLTGLMLLWDRHVRRRRDPTLAPARAGPLLGLSTLAILSHPALDWLNTYGVRLLMPFDGTWFYGDTLFIVDPWVWLLAGAAVVMADARTRKSMAGWWVLGLATTALVTIPPFVPWPAKVLWGVGLAAVLWLRWKGTRVLSTQRVATVCGVGLVLYLGAILLGSQVAAPRAKAWLTAQGYPVERVIAGPVPANPFVRDLIAVGPDRYHFVRADFLRGGEAHLQRSDPSLPREPNPGPVIQAALAAPHLRGLAHWLRLPTYEVTETEAGWRVAINDVRYSRSLSGGLGFAVVELDKSLRLLPPRRGSDHEH, from the coding sequence ATGGACAATCTCGCCCACTCGCTCGTCGGCGCCTGGATGGCGGAGGCGGGGCTGAAGCGGTACACGCCGCTGGCCACCGCGACGCTCGTCATCGGCGCCAACCTCCCGGACGTGGATGGACTCGTCACGTTCGCGGGCTCGGATGCCTCGCTGTACTGGCGCCGGGGCTGGACTCACGGAGTGCTCGCGCTGGCCCTGTGGCCCTTCGTGCTCACGGGGTTGATGCTGCTGTGGGACCGCCACGTGCGAAGACGTCGAGACCCGACGCTGGCCCCCGCGCGGGCGGGCCCGTTGCTCGGGCTGTCCACGCTCGCGATCCTGAGCCATCCGGCGCTGGACTGGCTCAACACCTATGGCGTGCGGCTGCTCATGCCGTTCGACGGGACGTGGTTCTACGGGGACACGCTCTTCATCGTCGACCCGTGGGTGTGGCTGCTCGCGGGCGCCGCCGTGGTGATGGCGGATGCGCGCACACGCAAGTCGATGGCGGGCTGGTGGGTGTTGGGCCTCGCGACCACCGCGCTCGTCACCATTCCTCCCTTTGTCCCCTGGCCCGCGAAGGTGCTCTGGGGCGTGGGCCTGGCGGCCGTGCTGTGGCTGCGCTGGAAGGGGACGCGGGTGTTGTCCACGCAGCGCGTGGCGACCGTGTGTGGCGTGGGGCTCGTGCTCTATCTGGGGGCCATCCTGCTGGGCTCACAAGTGGCGGCGCCTCGCGCGAAGGCGTGGCTGACGGCCCAGGGGTATCCCGTGGAGCGGGTCATCGCCGGGCCCGTGCCCGCGAATCCCTTCGTGCGAGACCTCATCGCCGTGGGGCCGGACCGCTACCACTTCGTGCGCGCGGACTTCCTGCGCGGCGGCGAGGCCCATCTCCAGCGGAGTGACCCCAGCCTCCCTCGCGAGCCGAACCCCGGCCCCGTCATCCAGGCGGCGCTCGCGGCCCCGCATCTGCGAGGGCTCGCCCACTGGCTGCGCCTGCCCACGTACGAGGTGACGGAGACGGAAGCCGGGTGGCGCGTCGCCATCAACGACGTGCGCTACTCCCGCTCGCTCAGCGGGGGCCTGGGCTTCGCGGTGGTGGAGCTGGACAAGTCGCTCCGCCTGCTGCCGCCGAGGCGAGGCTCCGACCACGAACACTGA
- a CDS encoding M16 family metallopeptidase → MAIRYALPNGLTVVFEEQHAAKVAAFQVWVKVGSADERPDQAGLAHLHEHMLFKGTERRGPGEIARDVEAHGGEINAWTSYDQTVYHIVIASQFAKMGLDILGDAVRRSAFDAEELAREIEVVCEEIKRSQDTPSRRASRDLFSTSYARHPYRLPVIGTAESVRSFTREKVLEFYHRYYTPKNLVLSVSGDLDEQELRAWVDEIFGGDWGRPFEGMAKRVDEPAFTGRRILLRPDDVKEAWLHLAFPVPQVGHPDVPALDVLALMVGQGDASRLAREVKRRHNLVNDIHAFAYTPQDPGLFSVAMTLQPGNCERALEETARGLATLRATAVTADELSTAKALLESEAVYQRETVQGVARKMGYYQSGMGSLDEEARYYEAIRALTPEQVRAAAQKYFRLDHAIVTALLPEGASLTEAQVNAVLDKVEREPAAPPPERKASKVSQGEPSLRLGAKGKGPSDIVTEKLPSGATVLVRVEPAVPLFAVRAAFMGGLRYETAADNGITTLLSRSLTRGTPTRDAEEISQLVDIYAGSMGGMAGRNSMNLRGEFLSRHFESAFRLFADSVLHPSFPEAEVARERTLMLQDILTREDKPSSVAFDLFNRTLYRTHPYRMPSLGEKESVEALGPEALRAYHARYMDPSQLVLTVVGDVKVDEVLALAREYFGKPKGQAAPAPVIATEAGLESARVEKRVLAKAQTHLVMGFRGLTINDPRRHALEALTGVLSGQGGRLFVELRDKRSMAYSVSSFAVEGVEPGYFAAYMGTSPEKVDAALDGIRAELRRVREERIPEAELERSKQNLIGTHEIGLQRNGARAGMMAMDTLYGLNMDNFLHYAEHIAAVTPDQVLEVAREVIDFDRSALTIVGP, encoded by the coding sequence ATGGCCATCCGCTACGCGCTGCCCAACGGGCTCACCGTCGTCTTCGAGGAACAGCACGCCGCCAAGGTCGCGGCCTTCCAGGTCTGGGTCAAGGTCGGCAGCGCCGACGAGCGCCCCGACCAGGCGGGCCTGGCCCACCTCCACGAGCACATGCTCTTCAAGGGCACCGAGCGCCGTGGCCCCGGGGAGATCGCGCGGGACGTGGAGGCCCACGGCGGTGAAATCAACGCCTGGACCTCGTACGACCAGACCGTCTACCACATCGTCATCGCCAGCCAGTTCGCCAAGATGGGCCTGGACATCCTGGGTGATGCCGTCCGCCGCTCCGCGTTCGACGCGGAGGAGCTGGCGCGCGAAATCGAGGTGGTGTGCGAGGAGATCAAACGCAGCCAGGACACCCCCTCGCGGCGCGCCTCCCGGGACTTGTTCTCCACCTCCTACGCGCGCCACCCCTACCGCCTGCCCGTCATCGGCACCGCGGAGAGCGTGCGCAGCTTCACGCGCGAGAAGGTGCTGGAGTTCTACCACCGCTACTACACGCCCAAGAACCTGGTCCTCTCCGTCTCCGGTGACCTGGACGAGCAGGAGCTGCGCGCCTGGGTCGATGAGATCTTCGGCGGGGACTGGGGCCGGCCCTTCGAGGGGATGGCGAAGCGCGTGGACGAGCCCGCCTTCACCGGCCGCCGCATCCTCCTGCGCCCGGACGACGTGAAGGAGGCGTGGCTGCACCTCGCCTTCCCCGTCCCCCAGGTGGGGCACCCGGACGTGCCCGCGCTGGACGTGCTCGCGCTGATGGTGGGCCAGGGCGACGCGTCCCGGCTGGCGCGCGAGGTGAAGCGCCGCCACAACCTGGTCAATGACATCCACGCCTTCGCGTACACGCCGCAGGACCCGGGCCTGTTCTCCGTGGCGATGACGCTCCAGCCCGGCAACTGCGAGCGCGCGCTGGAGGAGACGGCGCGGGGCCTGGCCACGCTGCGCGCGACGGCCGTGACGGCGGATGAGCTGTCCACGGCCAAGGCGCTCCTGGAGTCGGAGGCCGTCTACCAGCGCGAGACGGTGCAGGGCGTCGCGCGGAAGATGGGCTACTACCAGTCCGGCATGGGCAGCCTGGACGAGGAGGCCCGCTACTACGAGGCCATCCGCGCCCTGACGCCCGAGCAGGTGCGCGCGGCGGCCCAGAAGTACTTCCGCCTGGACCACGCCATCGTCACCGCGCTCCTGCCCGAAGGGGCCAGCCTCACGGAGGCGCAGGTCAACGCCGTCCTGGACAAGGTGGAGCGCGAGCCCGCCGCCCCGCCGCCGGAGCGCAAGGCGAGCAAGGTGTCCCAGGGAGAGCCCTCGCTGCGGCTGGGCGCCAAGGGCAAGGGCCCCAGCGACATCGTCACGGAGAAGCTGCCCTCGGGCGCGACGGTGCTGGTGCGCGTGGAGCCCGCCGTGCCGCTGTTCGCGGTGCGCGCCGCCTTCATGGGCGGCCTGCGCTACGAGACGGCCGCGGACAACGGCATCACCACCCTGCTCTCCCGCAGCCTCACGCGAGGCACGCCCACGCGCGACGCCGAGGAGATCTCGCAGCTCGTGGACATCTACGCCGGCAGCATGGGCGGCATGGCCGGGCGCAACTCGATGAACCTGCGCGGCGAGTTCCTCTCGCGGCACTTCGAGTCCGCCTTCCGCCTCTTCGCGGACAGCGTGCTGCACCCGTCCTTCCCGGAGGCGGAGGTGGCCCGCGAGCGCACGCTGATGCTCCAGGACATCCTCACGCGCGAGGACAAGCCCTCCAGCGTGGCGTTCGACCTGTTCAACCGGACGCTGTACCGCACGCACCCGTACCGGATGCCGTCGCTGGGCGAGAAGGAGTCCGTGGAGGCCCTGGGGCCCGAGGCGCTGCGCGCGTACCACGCACGCTACATGGACCCGTCGCAGCTGGTGCTCACCGTCGTGGGCGACGTGAAGGTGGACGAGGTGCTCGCGCTCGCGCGGGAGTACTTCGGCAAGCCGAAGGGCCAGGCCGCGCCCGCGCCGGTCATCGCCACGGAGGCGGGGCTGGAGTCGGCGCGCGTGGAGAAGCGCGTGCTGGCCAAGGCGCAGACCCACCTGGTCATGGGCTTCCGGGGCCTCACCATCAACGACCCGAGGCGCCACGCGCTGGAGGCGCTGACGGGTGTGTTGTCCGGCCAGGGCGGGCGGCTCTTCGTGGAGCTGCGCGACAAGCGCTCCATGGCCTACAGCGTGAGCAGCTTCGCGGTGGAGGGCGTGGAGCCGGGCTACTTCGCCGCGTACATGGGCACCAGCCCCGAGAAGGTGGACGCCGCGCTGGACGGCATCCGCGCGGAGCTGCGGCGCGTGCGCGAGGAGCGCATCCCCGAGGCGGAGCTGGAGCGCTCCAAGCAGAACCTCATCGGGACGCATGAAATCGGGCTCCAGCGCAACGGCGCCCGCGCGGGGATGATGGCCATGGACACCCTCTACGGGCTGAACATGGACAACTTCCTCCACTACGCGGAGCACATCGCCGCGGTGACGCCGGACCAGGTCCTCGAGGTGGCGCGCGAGGTCATCGACTTCGACCGGAGCGCGCTCACCATCGTCGGGCCGTAG
- a CDS encoding LysR family transcriptional regulator yields the protein MDFPDLPFLRTFVAVYEARGVTEAASRLHRTQPTVSYQLRRLEETLGAPLFERRSARLVPTPLADRLFRFLGGFARDVQAVLQGVEEDRPLEVASVSGFGRYVLFPLLSEMESLHRSLTLRYPPADEVFRQVLEGRVDVGFSFRGTVHPRLTLTPVYEEKLVLVAGPTWARRLRAQKDFRDVPLVTYDEGDYVVGRWLGHHFGRRHPHWYSTAHFEELEEVLDWVARGRGTAVVPDFCIPEGRGLRVVGWGKPALVNMVHAVQRGHAPVRPVVTELLARLRKPARRAPR from the coding sequence ATGGACTTCCCAGACCTCCCCTTCCTGCGCACCTTCGTGGCCGTCTACGAAGCCCGAGGCGTCACGGAGGCCGCGTCGCGGCTGCACCGCACCCAGCCCACGGTGAGCTACCAGCTCCGTCGCCTGGAGGAGACGCTGGGCGCGCCGCTGTTCGAGCGCCGCTCGGCGAGGCTCGTCCCCACGCCGCTGGCGGACCGGCTCTTCCGCTTCCTCGGGGGCTTCGCCCGGGACGTGCAGGCGGTGTTGCAGGGCGTGGAGGAGGACCGGCCGCTGGAGGTGGCCTCGGTCTCCGGCTTCGGCCGCTACGTGCTCTTCCCCCTGCTCTCGGAGATGGAGTCGCTGCACCGCTCGCTGACCTTGCGCTACCCGCCCGCGGACGAGGTCTTCCGCCAGGTGCTGGAGGGACGCGTCGACGTGGGCTTCTCGTTCCGAGGCACCGTGCATCCCCGCCTGACGCTGACGCCGGTGTACGAGGAGAAGCTGGTGCTCGTCGCGGGCCCCACGTGGGCCCGGCGCCTGCGAGCCCAGAAGGACTTCCGCGACGTGCCGCTGGTGACCTACGACGAGGGGGACTACGTGGTGGGCCGGTGGCTGGGACACCACTTCGGCCGGCGCCATCCGCACTGGTACAGCACCGCCCACTTCGAGGAGCTGGAGGAGGTGCTGGACTGGGTGGCGCGAGGCCGAGGCACCGCCGTGGTCCCCGACTTCTGCATCCCCGAGGGGCGCGGCCTGCGCGTGGTGGGCTGGGGCAAGCCCGCGCTGGTGAACATGGTGCACGCCGTGCAGCGAGGCCACGCGCCCGTGCGCCCGGTCGTCACGGAGCTGCTCGCCCGGCTGCGGAAGCCAGCGCGACGAGCGCCGCGCTGA
- a CDS encoding nuclear transport factor 2 family protein: protein MPKSLPWVTFALLSACTHALPSPEASPHLPASPEEAVQAYFRASDEGTSRVMRSAFHPDMLMHWADGEGTLRALTQLEWWQRLDAVEKTPTQAGSRRQTTLDREGSFALMEAVSHWPSHSFVDLLLAVDTPAGWRIVGKVFHRLAPGEELPRFPSAEQEIRAVLEGKIRAHALYSPTLLFQTHTPDCRYYRANVEGVPFAWETLSMAASRYAAHEDAGHQDPDSPWNILKVEVRGSVAAAKLDVTVRGVRYIDHLLLVRAGGQWRISAASWGDPRPAP, encoded by the coding sequence ATGCCGAAATCGCTCCCGTGGGTGACGTTCGCGCTGCTCTCGGCGTGTACCCATGCCCTGCCCTCTCCCGAAGCCTCCCCCCACCTCCCCGCGAGCCCCGAGGAGGCCGTCCAGGCCTACTTCCGCGCCTCGGATGAAGGCACCAGCCGGGTCATGCGCTCCGCGTTCCACCCGGACATGCTCATGCACTGGGCGGACGGTGAGGGGACCCTCCGCGCGCTCACCCAGCTGGAGTGGTGGCAGCGACTGGACGCCGTGGAGAAGACGCCGACACAGGCGGGCTCGCGCCGACAGACGACCCTGGACCGCGAGGGCTCCTTCGCGCTGATGGAGGCCGTCTCCCACTGGCCGAGCCACTCCTTCGTGGACCTGCTGCTCGCGGTGGACACGCCGGCGGGATGGCGCATCGTGGGCAAGGTGTTCCATCGGCTGGCGCCGGGCGAGGAGCTGCCTCGGTTCCCCTCCGCGGAGCAGGAGATTCGCGCCGTGCTGGAGGGGAAGATTCGCGCCCACGCCCTCTACAGCCCGACGCTGCTGTTCCAGACGCACACGCCGGACTGTCGCTACTACCGCGCGAACGTGGAGGGCGTGCCCTTCGCCTGGGAGACCCTCTCGATGGCCGCGTCGCGCTACGCGGCACACGAGGACGCGGGCCACCAGGACCCCGACAGCCCCTGGAACATCCTGAAGGTGGAGGTCCGAGGCAGCGTGGCCGCCGCGAAGCTCGACGTCACCGTCCGAGGCGTCCGCTACATCGACCACCTGCTACTGGTGCGCGCCGGAGGGCAGTGGAGGATCTCCGCCGCGTCGTGGGGAGACCCACGCCCGGCGCCCTAG
- a CDS encoding tetratricopeptide repeat protein: protein MFPSPSQVLRQREGLLADTPFPLLLHALMVEERTCTLELKVRQREKRILIEEGSPVACQSNLLHETLGKFLVEKGRLTEADYQKSLSESVSSGMQMGSLLVQKGLISPFDLYKQLQANLGHKLLDCFRWVDAKYRLIADAETPDASVRTNTAQLILTGVEGVMPFDAVATHFTFTDERRFGQMPGVEAGPKLSSKDARLLQQLRQRPTFNELLERTGFDMETVLRRLYALCLLGVAGFVEDVDARAAEVASRAVASAPAPVVTEPPPVEPLTAKGTPFSDEDVSARDALVSAFLAHRSKDPFALLEVPEDVQPLPLRRAFLAWAERFSPLRFQTPDLKEKAEALLAAYAKAYGSLSDAEQNLLWRKRRAAHREKERAATGRPSTAEQFRIRTDLLDAATQFEEARRRLAAGNPAGAFEYLEYACDIEPKPLHHAYRAWARYLMKPEAHGRLALQELQEVVRQEPALEEGWAFLGEVAQGEGQASLAEESFRKAFKLNPKNRRYVDLIQQLARRR, encoded by the coding sequence ATGTTCCCCTCTCCGTCGCAGGTTCTCCGACAGCGTGAGGGATTGCTCGCGGACACACCGTTTCCCCTGCTGTTGCACGCGCTGATGGTGGAGGAGCGCACGTGCACGCTGGAGCTGAAGGTGCGTCAGCGCGAGAAGCGCATCCTCATCGAGGAAGGCTCTCCGGTGGCGTGCCAGTCCAACCTGCTGCACGAGACCCTGGGAAAGTTCTTGGTGGAGAAGGGACGGCTGACGGAGGCGGACTACCAGAAGTCGCTGTCGGAGAGCGTGTCCTCGGGCATGCAGATGGGGAGCCTGCTCGTGCAGAAGGGGCTCATCAGCCCGTTCGACTTGTACAAGCAGCTCCAGGCGAACCTGGGGCACAAGCTGCTGGACTGCTTCCGGTGGGTGGACGCGAAGTACCGCCTCATCGCGGACGCGGAGACCCCCGACGCGAGCGTGCGCACCAACACCGCGCAGCTCATCCTCACGGGCGTGGAGGGCGTGATGCCCTTCGATGCGGTGGCGACGCACTTCACCTTCACGGATGAACGAAGGTTCGGACAGATGCCCGGCGTGGAGGCCGGGCCCAAGCTGTCCTCCAAGGACGCGCGCCTGTTGCAGCAGCTCCGCCAGCGCCCCACGTTCAACGAACTTCTGGAGCGCACGGGCTTCGACATGGAGACGGTGCTGCGGCGCCTCTACGCGCTCTGTCTCCTGGGCGTGGCGGGCTTCGTCGAGGACGTGGACGCGAGGGCGGCGGAGGTGGCCTCGCGAGCCGTGGCCTCCGCGCCCGCGCCCGTCGTCACCGAGCCACCCCCCGTCGAGCCCCTCACCGCCAAGGGCACGCCCTTCTCCGACGAGGACGTGAGCGCGCGAGACGCCCTCGTGTCGGCCTTCCTCGCGCACCGGAGCAAGGACCCGTTCGCGCTGCTGGAGGTCCCCGAGGACGTGCAGCCCCTGCCGCTGCGCCGGGCCTTCCTCGCGTGGGCGGAGCGCTTCTCGCCCCTGCGCTTCCAGACGCCCGACCTGAAGGAGAAGGCGGAGGCGCTGCTGGCCGCCTACGCGAAGGCGTATGGGAGCCTGTCGGATGCGGAACAGAACCTCCTCTGGCGCAAGCGCCGCGCGGCGCACCGCGAGAAGGAGCGGGCCGCGACCGGACGCCCCAGCACCGCCGAGCAGTTCCGCATCCGGACAGACCTCCTGGACGCGGCCACCCAGTTCGAGGAGGCCCGTCGTCGCCTCGCCGCCGGCAACCCCGCGGGCGCGTTCGAGTACCTCGAGTACGCCTGCGACATCGAGCCCAAGCCCCTGCACCACGCCTACCGAGCCTGGGCGCGCTACCTCATGAAGCCCGAGGCGCACGGCCGGCTGGCCCTCCAGGAACTCCAGGAGGTCGTCCGCCAGGAGCCCGCGCTGGAGGAGGGCTGGGCCTTCCTGGGCGAGGTGGCCCAGGGGGAGGGGCAGGCGAGCCTGGCCGAGGAGTCCTTCCGCAAGGCCTTCAAGCTCAACCCCAAGAACCGCCGCTACGTGGACCTCATCCAGCAGCTCGCCCGGCGCCGCTGA
- a CDS encoding TadE family protein, with product METAVVLPLFVFLILGVLQLGLMHQARLLTKYAAYKAVRTGSLRSASVSEMEHAAVAVMLPMLGKRSSGAGSIEYVRSVGSGQEFATKWNELKNNQMAETDLKNVEVTICGPTQEDVGSGGGELDFDDPSVATSGDWRQSMRTKLRVQVTFNYRLVIPFADWVIYQAARGREIGMHLRMGKVKAAEQAKVSKRKFGSKNKGENPYESAASRGIYIAPIRATYTMRMQSNLVADDDIPARNECIFPFAY from the coding sequence GTGGAGACCGCGGTTGTCCTGCCGCTCTTCGTGTTTCTCATCCTGGGTGTACTTCAGTTGGGGCTGATGCATCAGGCCCGGCTGCTGACGAAGTACGCCGCGTACAAAGCGGTCCGCACGGGCTCGCTTCGCAGCGCCAGTGTCTCGGAGATGGAGCATGCCGCGGTCGCGGTGATGCTGCCGATGCTCGGCAAGCGCTCATCCGGTGCGGGGAGCATCGAGTACGTCCGTTCGGTCGGCAGCGGGCAGGAGTTCGCGACGAAGTGGAACGAGCTGAAGAACAACCAGATGGCGGAGACGGACCTGAAGAACGTCGAGGTCACCATCTGCGGACCGACGCAGGAAGACGTCGGGAGTGGTGGGGGGGAGCTCGACTTCGATGACCCGTCCGTTGCCACGTCGGGGGATTGGCGTCAGAGCATGCGCACGAAGCTGCGCGTCCAGGTGACGTTCAACTACCGGCTGGTCATCCCCTTCGCGGACTGGGTCATCTACCAGGCGGCGCGCGGCCGCGAGATTGGGATGCACCTGCGCATGGGGAAGGTGAAGGCGGCCGAGCAGGCCAAGGTGTCCAAGCGCAAGTTCGGAAGCAAGAACAAGGGGGAGAACCCCTACGAGAGCGCCGCGTCGAGGGGCATCTACATCGCGCCCATCCGCGCCACGTACACCATGCGAATGCAGTCGAACCTGGTCGCCGACGACGACATTCCCGCGAGGAACGAATGCATCTTCCCGTTCGCCTACTGA
- the hemW gene encoding radical SAM family heme chaperone HemW, producing MPFDAPVDPLTGMPAARFGLYLHFPYCLAKCPYCDFAVAVARQVPEERYAQAVLAELDARLAASPELRTKPLESIFLGGGTPSLWHPRYVAQVLDGIAARMSVSPGAEISLEGNPERADAERFAGYRASGINRLSLGVQSFQPRTLKALGRAHDAAQVELAVSLARRADFPVVSMDFIYGVHGQRVAEVEEDAKRAVALSPEHLSTYALTVEREVLAVDTPLSKQLKRGELELPPDDDVVSMAKVVRDVYGAAGLRRYEVSNHARAGFSSRHNALYWTGGEYLALGVGATGMLLTPSPSRYVNVRSPEKYLTEVESGRLPEEGREALGAEELFAERLAMGLRLVSGVDWEAVCERYGQPVEPRRAEVARLVEHGFATLTGGRLALTEKGADVHSAVCARLL from the coding sequence ATGCCGTTCGACGCACCAGTGGACCCACTCACGGGGATGCCGGCGGCCCGCTTCGGGCTGTACCTGCACTTCCCCTACTGCCTCGCGAAGTGCCCGTACTGCGACTTCGCCGTGGCCGTCGCGCGCCAGGTCCCCGAGGAGCGCTACGCCCAGGCCGTCCTCGCGGAGCTCGACGCCCGGCTCGCCGCCTCCCCCGAGCTGCGCACGAAGCCCCTGGAGTCCATCTTCCTGGGCGGCGGCACCCCCTCCCTCTGGCATCCCCGCTACGTCGCCCAGGTGCTCGACGGCATCGCCGCGAGGATGTCCGTCTCCCCCGGCGCGGAAATCTCCCTGGAGGGCAACCCGGAGCGAGCGGACGCGGAGCGCTTCGCGGGCTACCGCGCCTCGGGCATCAACCGGCTGTCCCTCGGCGTGCAGTCCTTCCAGCCGCGAACCCTCAAGGCCCTCGGGCGCGCGCACGACGCGGCGCAGGTCGAGCTCGCCGTCTCCCTGGCCCGCCGCGCGGACTTCCCCGTGGTGTCCATGGACTTCATCTACGGCGTCCACGGACAGCGCGTCGCCGAGGTCGAGGAGGACGCGAAGCGCGCCGTCGCACTCTCCCCGGAGCACCTGTCCACCTACGCGCTGACCGTGGAGCGAGAGGTGCTGGCCGTGGACACGCCCCTCTCGAAGCAGCTCAAGCGCGGCGAGCTGGAGCTCCCCCCCGACGACGACGTGGTGTCCATGGCGAAGGTGGTGCGAGACGTCTACGGCGCCGCGGGCCTGCGCCGCTACGAGGTCTCCAACCACGCGCGAGCCGGCTTCAGCTCCAGACACAACGCCCTCTACTGGACCGGGGGCGAGTACCTGGCGCTCGGCGTGGGAGCCACGGGCATGCTGCTGACGCCTTCCCCGTCCCGCTACGTCAACGTGCGCAGCCCGGAGAAGTACCTGACGGAGGTGGAGTCGGGCCGGCTGCCGGAGGAGGGGCGTGAGGCGCTGGGGGCCGAGGAGCTGTTCGCGGAGCGGCTGGCGATGGGACTGCGCCTGGTCTCCGGCGTGGACTGGGAAGCCGTGTGCGAGCGATACGGGCAGCCGGTGGAGCCCCGGCGAGCGGAGGTGGCGAGGCTGGTGGAGCACGGCTTCGCGACGCTGACGGGCGGACGGTTGGCCTTGACGGAGAAGGGCGCGGATGTGCACAGCGCCGTCTGTGCGCGGCTGCTGTAG
- a CDS encoding TadE/TadG family type IV pilus assembly protein has protein sequence MNSRTTATQSGQAAVESAIVLPLFVFLILGTLQIGLMHQARLLTKYAAYKAVRAGSLHNANVKTMEAAALAVLLPILGTRASGAGGIEYVRPVGSASEFETKFNELKSNEMPGVNLKYAEVTVCGPTQEEISGSSGELDFDDPKNTTPSGWKENHKTKLRIQVTLNYRLVIPFADWVIYQAARGREIPMQLRMGKIKAQEQAKTSGRRFGGAATGEGPYESAAGQGVYIMPIRATYTMRMQSNFYLGTNALPGSNACVFPFSY, from the coding sequence ATGAACTCCCGCACCACAGCGACCCAGTCAGGGCAGGCCGCGGTGGAGTCCGCCATTGTCCTGCCGCTCTTCGTCTTCCTCATCCTGGGCACGCTCCAGATCGGGCTGATGCACCAGGCGCGGCTGTTGACCAAGTACGCCGCCTACAAGGCCGTGCGAGCGGGCTCGCTCCACAACGCCAACGTGAAGACGATGGAGGCCGCCGCGCTCGCGGTGCTCCTGCCCATCCTGGGCACCCGGGCCTCCGGGGCGGGCGGCATCGAGTACGTCCGGCCCGTGGGCAGCGCCAGCGAGTTCGAGACCAAGTTCAACGAGCTGAAGTCCAACGAGATGCCCGGGGTGAACCTCAAGTACGCCGAAGTCACCGTCTGCGGCCCCACGCAGGAGGAGATCTCCGGGAGCAGCGGCGAGCTCGACTTCGACGACCCGAAGAACACCACGCCGAGCGGCTGGAAGGAGAACCACAAGACCAAGCTCCGCATCCAGGTGACGCTCAACTACCGGCTGGTCATCCCCTTCGCGGACTGGGTCATCTACCAGGCGGCGCGCGGCCGGGAGATTCCGATGCAGCTGCGCATGGGCAAGATCAAGGCCCAGGAGCAGGCCAAGACGTCCGGCCGCCGCTTCGGTGGCGCCGCCACGGGCGAGGGCCCCTACGAGAGCGCCGCCGGCCAGGGCGTCTACATCATGCCCATCCGCGCCACGTACACCATGCGGATGCAGTCCAACTTCTACCTGGGCACCAACGCCCTTCCTGGGAGCAACGCATGCGTCTTCCCGTTCTCCTACTGA
- a CDS encoding 50S ribosomal protein L11 methyltransferase: protein MSQTYLSLTVELPEEASEAVQDLLHEAGALGLELRDRETPTMPGVRPPNAGESIVIGYFEDRETAEAAREEVAETFPTARLSLDEQPQQDWSNEWKSLIKSVHVGRLWVGPPWDVVNAPEGAVRLVIEPKMAFGTGDHPTTSLCLAAVDAYMVDHPGASVLDVGTGTGVLAIAAKKLGAGRVVATDNDPTSVELAQENLTDNGTPDIDVSDKELTAVEGTFDLVLANILANTLIELAPLIAPKAKDRLVLAGVLSHQRADVEAAYRNLGFTVLAGATQGEWVRIDLKR from the coding sequence ATGTCACAGACCTATTTGTCACTCACCGTGGAGTTGCCCGAAGAAGCGTCCGAGGCCGTACAGGACCTCCTCCACGAGGCGGGAGCACTCGGGCTCGAGCTGCGCGACCGGGAAACCCCCACCATGCCCGGTGTGCGCCCCCCGAACGCGGGTGAGTCCATTGTCATTGGCTATTTCGAGGACCGCGAGACGGCCGAGGCCGCCCGTGAAGAGGTGGCCGAGACCTTCCCCACCGCCCGGCTGAGCCTGGACGAGCAGCCCCAGCAGGACTGGAGCAATGAGTGGAAGTCGCTCATCAAGTCGGTGCACGTGGGCCGGCTGTGGGTGGGGCCGCCGTGGGATGTGGTCAACGCGCCGGAAGGTGCCGTGCGGCTGGTGATTGAGCCCAAGATGGCCTTCGGCACGGGCGATCATCCGACGACGTCCCTGTGCCTGGCGGCGGTGGACGCGTACATGGTGGACCACCCGGGCGCGAGCGTCCTGGACGTGGGCACCGGCACGGGCGTGTTGGCCATCGCGGCGAAGAAGCTGGGCGCGGGGCGCGTCGTCGCCACGGACAACGACCCGACCTCCGTGGAGCTGGCGCAGGAGAACCTGACGGACAACGGCACCCCGGATATCGACGTGTCCGACAAGGAGCTGACCGCGGTGGAGGGCACCTTCGACCTGGTGCTCGCCAACATCCTGGCCAACACGCTCATCGAGCTCGCGCCGCTCATCGCCCCCAAGGCGAAGGACCGGCTGGTGCTCGCGGGCGTGCTGTCGCACCAGCGCGCGGACGTGGAGGCGGCTTACCGCAACCTCGGCTTCACCGTGCTGGCCGGCGCCACCCAGGGCGAGTGGGTTCGCATCGATTTGAAGCGCTGA